One part of the Musa acuminata AAA Group cultivar baxijiao chromosome BXJ1-5, Cavendish_Baxijiao_AAA, whole genome shotgun sequence genome encodes these proteins:
- the LOC135674965 gene encoding uncharacterized protein LOC135674965 has product MAKSSKHGATETDSRSLAITVERNLPESRLQQLGIKSWPKWGCPPGKFPLKYDAQETCYLLKGKVKVYTKGCPECMEFGAGDLAVFPKGLSCTWDVSVAVDKHYKFDSSS; this is encoded by the exons ATGGCCAAAAGCTCAAAGCATGGGGCAACGGAGACCGATTCACGGAGCCTCGCCATCACCGTCGAGAGAAACCTTCCTGAGTCGCGATTACAACAGCTTGGCATCAAGTCATGGCCCAA GTGGGGGTGTCCTCCAGGAAAGTTCCCTCTCAAGTATGATGCCCAAGAGACGTGCTACCTCCTCAAAGGGAAGGTGAAGGTCTACACGAAGGGTTGCCCAGAGTGCATGGAGTTTGGCGCAGGAGACCTTGCCGTCTTCCCCAAGGGACTCAGTTGCACCTGGGATGTCTCCGTCGCTGTCGATAAGCACTACAAATTCGACTCATCCTCTTAG